A DNA window from Roseovarius sp. Pro17 contains the following coding sequences:
- a CDS encoding UvrD-helicase domain-containing protein: MGEFDSDWGLVIVPAGAGAGKTHRIKTQLSDWVKRKVVRSERILAVTFTEAAAGELRERIRAGLLADGLVAEAMAVERAYVSTIHGLGLRLLTEHALAAGASLQPRHLGDAERDLLIRQALAHARSLDPIKAEPERFGYQANWQKGETVEDSLRGRVLSMIDLLRGLGDKGRDPGLIAPALTRLDTIYGEVLTDPAAARDALVFAVRAMLASFPEGGMASVTAKGPRETLEKNVALLRRVEREPTLLDQDWGVWQSLRSLFISNSRTKTPDGYDALAEAIMQAADALPTHPGPLADAKLHLRCLIACAQEVMEAYETRKKALGLIDFADMIAGAERLLRTDPAVRQAVLDEVDCVIIDEFQDTNPVQFALLWQLGAKAPRTLLVGDVKQSIMGFQGADARLSQALAAANPKATQPLDRNWRSTPAVMEFINAVGAGLFGVGYNPLAPTRDPVAGPALEVLNVAKGRGVRNFSKPQEHIAERIASILKTGELITDRHTKAARSARPSDVALLVCRHATAARYAEELRARGVPVRIAEDGWAASPVVQAARAALSYAANPSDIHSGLLLRTLGPDPLSLQAAMAAQIDGQLADDPVLMRLAALSDRLARQPVSTALDVVLDAASLRIWAARLPDAAAARADLLRLEAEASDFEAAHRDLKAASGFHGETAKVFLGWLDARAADRDFDRRPDPSGNSAEAVEIVTWHASKGREWLITVVAEFDLGIEEWPGSTATRFDALDKIDDMAAVLASAALIHTPGFAAPESGRRFIEDRREAFVANAKNLLYVALTRARDRLVLEWPGFLKEREEDAPEATCLFHVFDDTCAPRIGDGKLRIGGVDCPAVITQLSEQANFTEFQTEVGRETPRFGGAMPLPSTPTSPWRLQPSQAATAEPIPGSRGINLGAPWPSTINTAARGTALHLAIRTYLTRSDLIAALPAATGLDEATLALVAERAKALKTWLSADGYTDLQCEIPMLGHTSEGAEIAGMIDLLAIGPKGCMLIDHKSGGVGSGLGHYWLQLSAYAELVRDVFPSYKLNGTGVLWVDHGRLDVVDMASARTHAPKGDAL; this comes from the coding sequence ATGGGCGAATTCGATTCAGACTGGGGATTGGTGATTGTGCCGGCAGGCGCGGGCGCGGGAAAAACCCATCGTATCAAGACGCAGCTTTCCGACTGGGTCAAACGCAAGGTCGTGCGCTCCGAGCGCATCCTCGCCGTGACCTTTACTGAAGCGGCCGCAGGCGAATTGCGTGAACGCATCCGGGCCGGACTTCTGGCAGACGGGCTGGTGGCCGAGGCCATGGCGGTCGAGCGTGCCTATGTCTCTACCATCCATGGGCTGGGCCTGCGGCTTTTGACGGAACATGCGCTGGCGGCGGGCGCGTCCTTGCAACCGCGCCATCTTGGCGATGCCGAGCGCGACCTGCTGATCCGACAGGCACTGGCACATGCCAGATCGCTGGACCCGATCAAGGCCGAGCCCGAGCGCTTCGGCTATCAGGCCAACTGGCAAAAGGGCGAAACGGTCGAGGACTCATTGCGCGGCCGGGTGCTGTCGATGATCGACCTCTTGCGCGGGTTGGGTGACAAGGGCCGCGATCCCGGCCTTATTGCACCGGCGTTGACGCGCCTCGATACGATCTATGGCGAGGTGCTGACAGATCCCGCCGCTGCCCGTGACGCGCTGGTGTTTGCGGTTCGGGCCATGCTTGCGAGTTTTCCCGAGGGCGGCATGGCCTCCGTGACGGCCAAAGGTCCGCGCGAAACACTGGAAAAGAACGTCGCGCTCCTTCGTCGCGTTGAACGGGAACCCACGCTGCTGGATCAGGACTGGGGAGTTTGGCAATCCCTGCGCAGCCTCTTCATCTCAAACAGCCGCACGAAGACACCGGATGGCTATGATGCGCTTGCCGAGGCAATCATGCAGGCCGCCGATGCGCTGCCCACCCATCCCGGGCCTTTGGCCGATGCGAAGCTGCATCTTCGCTGTCTGATTGCTTGCGCACAGGAAGTGATGGAGGCTTATGAGACGCGCAAGAAGGCGCTTGGCTTGATCGATTTTGCCGACATGATCGCAGGGGCTGAACGTCTGTTGCGCACAGATCCGGCGGTGCGACAAGCTGTGCTCGACGAAGTCGACTGTGTCATTATCGACGAATTCCAGGATACGAACCCCGTGCAGTTCGCGTTGCTCTGGCAACTCGGCGCGAAGGCACCGCGCACCCTGCTTGTGGGTGATGTGAAACAGTCGATCATGGGCTTTCAGGGCGCCGATGCGCGTCTGTCGCAGGCCCTTGCGGCGGCCAATCCAAAAGCGACGCAGCCCCTTGACCGCAATTGGCGCTCGACGCCAGCAGTCATGGAATTCATCAATGCCGTGGGAGCGGGGCTGTTCGGCGTGGGCTACAACCCGCTGGCCCCGACCCGTGACCCCGTGGCCGGACCAGCACTGGAGGTACTGAATGTCGCGAAGGGTCGCGGGGTCAGGAACTTCTCGAAACCCCAGGAGCACATCGCCGAGCGCATCGCCAGCATCTTGAAGACAGGCGAGTTAATTACTGATCGGCATACGAAAGCCGCCAGGAGCGCGCGTCCCTCGGACGTAGCGCTTTTGGTCTGCCGCCACGCCACCGCCGCTCGCTACGCGGAGGAGTTGCGTGCGCGCGGTGTGCCTGTCCGCATCGCTGAAGATGGCTGGGCGGCAAGCCCTGTTGTGCAGGCGGCCCGCGCTGCGCTGAGCTATGCCGCGAATCCCTCCGATATTCACTCTGGGCTTTTGCTGCGTACGCTCGGACCGGATCCGCTGAGCCTTCAAGCTGCGATGGCAGCGCAGATCGACGGGCAGTTGGCAGATGATCCGGTTCTCATGCGCTTGGCGGCCCTGTCTGATAGGCTCGCTCGCCAGCCAGTCTCGACCGCGCTGGACGTGGTCCTAGACGCTGCCAGTCTGCGCATTTGGGCCGCCCGCCTGCCCGACGCGGCGGCGGCGCGCGCAGACCTACTGCGGCTTGAAGCCGAGGCAAGCGACTTTGAAGCCGCGCACCGCGACCTCAAAGCCGCCTCCGGTTTCCACGGTGAAACAGCCAAAGTCTTTCTCGGCTGGCTCGATGCGCGTGCGGCTGACCGCGATTTTGATCGCCGTCCTGATCCCTCTGGCAACAGCGCAGAAGCGGTGGAGATCGTTACCTGGCACGCCTCCAAGGGTCGGGAGTGGCTGATCACCGTGGTCGCCGAATTTGATCTTGGTATTGAGGAATGGCCCGGCAGCACCGCGACCAGGTTCGATGCGCTGGACAAGATTGACGACATGGCGGCGGTGCTGGCCTCTGCCGCTCTCATCCATACGCCCGGCTTTGCAGCACCCGAGTCTGGCCGGCGCTTTATCGAGGATCGCCGCGAGGCCTTCGTGGCCAATGCGAAAAACCTGCTCTATGTGGCCTTGACCCGCGCCCGCGATCGGCTGGTGCTGGAATGGCCGGGATTTCTAAAGGAGCGTGAGGAGGACGCGCCGGAAGCGACGTGTCTGTTCCATGTGTTCGACGATACCTGTGCGCCGCGGATTGGGGACGGGAAGCTGCGGATTGGCGGAGTGGATTGCCCAGCGGTAATCACACAACTGTCGGAACAGGCGAATTTCACTGAGTTTCAGACGGAGGTGGGGAGAGAGACGCCTCGGTTCGGCGGCGCCATGCCCTTGCCCAGTACGCCGACTTCGCCGTGGCGGTTGCAGCCTTCACAGGCCGCAACCGCCGAGCCAATACCAGGATCTCGCGGGATCAATCTCGGCGCACCTTGGCCCAGCACCATCAACACTGCTGCCCGCGGCACCGCGCTGCATCTTGCCATACGCACTTACCTAACACGATCCGACCTGATCGCAGCCTTGCCTGCGGCCACAGGACTGGATGAGGCTACCCTGGCGCTGGTGGCCGAGCGGGCGAAGGCGCTGAAAACCTGGCTGTCAGCCGACGGGTACACTGATTTGCAATGTGAGATCCCTATGCTGGGACACACCTCAGAGGGGGCCGAGATCGCCGGCATGATCGACCTGCTGGCAATCGGGCCGAAAGGATGCATGTTGATCGACCATAAATCTGGCGGCGTGGGTTCGGGTCTTGGCCACTATTGGCTACAACTTTCGGCCTATGCCGAATTGGTCCGCGACGTATTCCCGTCATATAAATTGAATGGTACGGGAGTGCTTTGGGTCGATCATGGGCGGCTTGACGTTGTCGACATGGCCTCTGCCCGAACCCACGCACCTAAAGGCGATGCGCTTTGA